A genomic region of Streptomyces sp. R33 contains the following coding sequences:
- a CDS encoding MoaD/ThiS family protein has protein sequence MSMVTFTDETTAARGARGRGVEIAEDRLALRELIRLRVSRDAVDPKACTALALTAFRRSGFLVMVDNRRVRDLDEEIDLRPGTEVTFLKLALAGG, from the coding sequence ATGAGTATGGTGACGTTCACCGATGAGACCACCGCCGCGCGCGGCGCCCGCGGCCGGGGTGTGGAGATCGCCGAGGACCGGCTCGCACTGCGTGAGCTGATCCGGCTGCGGGTCTCCAGGGACGCCGTCGATCCGAAGGCGTGCACGGCCCTGGCGCTCACCGCGTTCCGGCGCAGCGGTTTCCTCGTCATGGTCGACAACCGCCGGGTGCGGGACTTGGACGAGGAGATCGACCTCAGACCGGGCACCGAGGTCACCTTCCTGAAGCTGGCGCTGGCGGGCGGCTGA
- a CDS encoding PHB depolymerase family esterase → MNSFLGRPGVRGRAAAVLAAALLGALVAVPAPRATAVPPVPGELKSYAVDGVYSAGISSGGYMATQLHVAYSGTFDGSAVFASGPYHCARNNLDTALNACMNTTQDPQLAQLEQTTVDRAAQGAIDDVAGLSGDPVYLFSGTGDATVKQPVVSALADYYAHFGANVLYDKGTAAGHAWISPLGPNACTATATPFINNCGIDAERTFLGHLLGSVKAPAAAPGGSLIRFDQNRYVPGGRAKAVSMDETGFVYVPQSCANNATCKVVVALHGCKQGYSYQGFGTTFLDKAHLNEHADTNDLIVLYPQAIPTTTLDNPNGCWNWWGYLGDSAYSRHGGKQIEAIMSMVRALGGGGGETPPGGGSVTLSSIDAEDGYTKAAADGSGAAVGTLEGTFGLALGRGTDAKFNRTVLSFDTSAIPADKTITRAYVTLTRSSGSGDPWASPVGNRLLVDVQNGCLGGCSVAPSDWAAPATAQGAAEVASFTTGSKASTNLSPAGLGAVNRSGRTQIRLRFERNQTAFAHLFVNRNTRATLTVEYR, encoded by the coding sequence GTGAACTCGTTCCTTGGCAGGCCGGGCGTGCGCGGCAGGGCCGCTGCCGTCCTTGCTGCGGCCCTCTTGGGGGCTCTCGTCGCTGTACCGGCACCGCGGGCGACCGCGGTGCCGCCCGTGCCGGGCGAGCTGAAGTCCTATGCCGTCGACGGGGTCTACAGCGCCGGCATCTCGTCCGGGGGTTATATGGCGACCCAGTTGCACGTGGCCTATTCCGGTACGTTCGACGGCTCGGCCGTCTTCGCGTCCGGCCCGTACCACTGTGCGCGGAACAACCTCGACACCGCGTTGAACGCCTGTATGAACACCACCCAGGACCCGCAGCTCGCCCAGCTCGAGCAGACCACGGTCGACCGGGCGGCACAGGGCGCGATCGACGATGTCGCGGGGCTGTCCGGTGATCCGGTCTACCTGTTCAGCGGAACGGGCGACGCGACGGTCAAGCAGCCGGTCGTCAGCGCGCTGGCCGACTACTACGCCCACTTCGGAGCGAACGTCCTCTACGACAAGGGCACCGCCGCGGGCCACGCCTGGATCAGTCCTCTGGGGCCGAATGCCTGCACGGCCACGGCCACCCCGTTCATCAACAACTGCGGGATCGACGCCGAGCGGACCTTCCTGGGCCATCTGCTCGGCTCCGTCAAGGCGCCCGCGGCCGCACCGGGCGGCTCGCTCATCCGGTTCGACCAGAACCGGTACGTACCCGGCGGGCGGGCCAAGGCGGTCTCCATGGACGAGACGGGCTTCGTCTACGTGCCGCAGAGTTGTGCGAACAACGCCACCTGCAAGGTGGTCGTCGCCTTGCACGGCTGCAAGCAGGGGTACTCGTACCAGGGCTTCGGAACCACCTTCCTCGACAAGGCCCACCTGAACGAGCACGCCGACACGAACGACCTCATCGTGCTCTACCCGCAGGCCATCCCCACGACGACGCTGGACAACCCCAACGGCTGCTGGAACTGGTGGGGCTACCTCGGCGATTCCGCCTACTCCCGGCACGGCGGCAAGCAGATCGAGGCGATCATGTCCATGGTCCGCGCCCTCGGCGGCGGGGGCGGAGAGACACCGCCCGGGGGCGGCAGCGTGACACTGTCCAGCATCGACGCGGAGGACGGCTACACCAAGGCGGCGGCCGACGGCTCCGGCGCCGCCGTGGGCACCCTGGAGGGTACGTTTGGCCTGGCCCTCGGGCGTGGCACCGACGCCAAGTTCAACCGGACGGTGCTGTCCTTCGACACGTCCGCCATCCCGGCGGACAAGACCATCACCCGGGCCTACGTGACGCTGACCAGGAGCAGCGGCTCGGGCGACCCCTGGGCGAGCCCGGTCGGCAACCGCCTCCTCGTGGACGTCCAGAACGGCTGCCTGGGCGGCTGCTCCGTCGCCCCCTCGGACTGGGCGGCCCCGGCGACGGCCCAAGGGGCGGCCGAGGTCGCCTCGTTCACCACGGGCAGCAAGGCGTCGACGAACCTGAGCCCGGCGGGGCTCGGCGCGGTCAACCGGTCCGGCCGGACCCAGATCCGGCTGCGGTTCGAGCGGAACCAGACCGCCTTCGCCCATCTGTTCGTGAACAGGAACACGCGGGCAACGCTGACCGTCGAATACCGGTAG